Proteins found in one Pectobacterium atrosepticum genomic segment:
- a CDS encoding 7-cyano-7-deazaguanine/7-aminomethyl-7-deazaguanine transporter: protein MYRFTPQQRLTALLWLSLFHVLIITSSNYLVQLPVLIFGFHTTWGAFTFPFIFLATDLTVRVFGAPLARRIILTVMVPALVISYLVSSLFYQGAWQSFGALSQVNIVVARIACASFMAYVLGQILDVHVFNRLRQKRAWWVAPAVSIVFGNFSDTLAFFFIAFYRSTDAFMAANWVEIAMVDYAFKLLISLAFFLPMYGVMLNMVLKRLSEQKGTADYHSASSHN, encoded by the coding sequence ATGTATCGTTTTACTCCCCAGCAGCGGCTTACGGCGCTGCTCTGGCTATCGTTGTTCCATGTGCTGATCATTACGTCGAGTAATTATCTGGTTCAGCTCCCAGTATTGATTTTCGGTTTTCATACCACCTGGGGCGCGTTTACCTTTCCGTTTATTTTTCTGGCAACTGACCTGACAGTCCGAGTTTTCGGTGCGCCGCTGGCGCGTCGTATCATCCTGACCGTGATGGTACCTGCGCTGGTGATTTCCTATCTGGTTTCGTCACTGTTTTATCAGGGCGCATGGCAGTCGTTCGGGGCCTTAAGCCAGGTGAATATCGTCGTGGCGCGTATCGCCTGCGCCAGCTTCATGGCGTATGTTCTTGGCCAGATTCTGGATGTTCACGTCTTCAACCGGCTGCGTCAGAAACGCGCGTGGTGGGTGGCACCCGCCGTTTCAATCGTGTTTGGTAATTTTAGCGATACGCTGGCCTTTTTCTTCATCGCGTTTTACCGCAGCACCGATGCCTTTATGGCGGCAAACTGGGTTGAAATTGCGATGGTGGATTATGCCTTCAAGTTGCTGATCAGCCTAGCCTTCTTCCTGCCGATGTACGGGGTCATGCTGAACATGGTGCTCAAACGTCTGAGCGAACAGAAAGGCACTGCCGACTATCACTCCGCCAGCAGCCACAATTAA
- a CDS encoding DUF1795 domain-containing protein, with amino-acid sequence MSNVIKYLGVGLLVGLLAACDGKTDDAAKAGAQDKPAAEATASQNIELMDGKVAFTLPADMRDQSGKVGTQANNMHVYANDNGQKAVIVILGDNTTEELTVLAQRLEDQQRTRDANLQVVTNKTIDVDGKKLQQLDSIITSSGQQAYSSVVLGKVENQLLTLQITLPASNQQQAQSEAEGIIHTLKLK; translated from the coding sequence ATGTCGAATGTAATCAAATACCTCGGTGTCGGCTTGCTTGTCGGCCTGCTTGCCGCCTGTGATGGCAAAACGGATGACGCCGCAAAAGCGGGCGCACAAGATAAACCTGCAGCAGAAGCTACCGCGAGCCAGAACATTGAATTAATGGATGGAAAGGTTGCGTTTACTCTACCAGCCGATATGCGTGACCAAAGCGGTAAAGTGGGTACGCAGGCAAACAACATGCACGTTTACGCCAATGACAACGGGCAGAAAGCGGTCATCGTGATTCTGGGCGACAACACCACAGAAGAGCTGACCGTGCTGGCACAGCGTCTGGAAGATCAGCAGCGCACACGTGACGCCAACCTTCAGGTCGTCACCAACAAAACCATCGACGTTGATGGCAAGAAGCTGCAACAGCTCGACAGCATTATCACCAGCAGCGGACAGCAAGCTTATTCCTCGGTGGTGTTGGGCAAAGTGGAAAACCAACTGCTGACCTTGCAGATCACCCTGCCAGCCAGCAATCAGCAACAGGCACAGAGCGAAGCGGAAGGCATCATCCACACGCTGAAGCTAAAATAA
- a CDS encoding MFS transporter: MPTPSPSEPALSGLRLNLRIVSVVAFNFASYLNIGLPLAVLPGYVHDHLGYSAFWAGLVISLQYFSTLLSRPHAGRSADEKGPKKIVVWGLAGVMLSGVFYLLAAFSDASPAITLLLLCIGRVVLGAGQSFAGTGATLWGVGVVGSRHIGRVISWNGIATYGAMAIGAPLGVWLNHIGGLKLLSVCIILIAAVAIIFALPRPAVQVAPGKKIPFREVLGKVWVYGIILAIASAGFGVIATFITLFYADHNWEGAALTLTIFSGAFVGARLVFPNSIQRFGGLRVAMACFVVEIVGLLLVWGATQPLMAEVGAFLAGAGFSLVFPALGVVAVKAVSPQNQGSALATYTIFLDLSLGVVGPVAGVLMGYTGIASIYLAAALLGLCGLALTWRLTQRPAGGWSHQ, translated from the coding sequence ATGCCAACACCTTCCCCATCCGAACCGGCGCTGAGCGGCCTGCGCCTTAACCTGCGCATCGTTTCCGTTGTGGCGTTCAATTTCGCCAGCTATCTGAATATTGGCCTGCCGTTGGCGGTGCTGCCGGGATATGTACATGATCATCTTGGCTATAGCGCATTCTGGGCTGGGCTGGTGATCAGCCTGCAATACTTCTCCACGCTATTGAGCCGCCCGCATGCGGGTCGTAGCGCCGATGAAAAAGGGCCGAAGAAGATTGTCGTCTGGGGGCTGGCTGGCGTCATGCTGAGCGGGGTGTTTTACCTGCTGGCTGCCTTTAGCGATGCGTCGCCCGCGATCACGCTGCTGCTGCTGTGTATCGGGCGTGTCGTGCTAGGTGCGGGGCAGAGCTTTGCCGGTACAGGTGCAACGCTCTGGGGCGTTGGTGTGGTGGGCTCCCGACATATCGGGCGCGTGATTTCGTGGAATGGTATTGCGACGTACGGTGCGATGGCGATTGGTGCACCGCTCGGCGTCTGGCTGAACCATATCGGTGGGCTAAAACTGCTCTCCGTGTGCATTATTCTGATCGCAGCCGTGGCGATTATCTTTGCGCTGCCGCGTCCAGCAGTGCAGGTCGCGCCCGGTAAAAAGATTCCCTTCCGCGAAGTGCTGGGGAAAGTCTGGGTTTACGGCATTATTCTGGCGATCGCCTCTGCGGGGTTTGGTGTGATCGCTACCTTTATCACGCTGTTTTATGCCGATCACAATTGGGAAGGTGCGGCGCTGACGCTGACCATTTTCAGCGGTGCTTTTGTCGGTGCGCGGCTGGTTTTCCCCAACAGCATTCAGCGGTTTGGCGGGTTGCGCGTAGCAATGGCGTGCTTTGTGGTTGAGATCGTGGGTTTACTGCTGGTGTGGGGCGCGACGCAGCCGCTAATGGCGGAAGTGGGCGCATTCCTCGCGGGGGCAGGTTTCTCTCTGGTATTCCCAGCATTGGGTGTTGTTGCCGTCAAGGCCGTATCACCACAGAATCAGGGCAGTGCACTGGCAACCTATACGATATTTCTCGATCTGTCGCTAGGCGTAGTCGGGCCAGTGGCGGGCGTACTGATGGGCTATACCGGTATCGCCTCTATTTATCTGGCGGCGGCGTTGCTGGGGCTATGCGGTCTGGCGCTGACGTGGCGACTGACTCAGCGCCCTGCGGGAGGATGGAGTCATCAATAA
- a CDS encoding dicarboxylate/amino acid:cation symporter translates to MKTSIFKSLYFQVLAAITIGILLGHFYPQLGEQMKPLGDGFVKLIKMIIAPVIFCTVVTGIAGMESMKSVGRTGAAALLYFEVVSTIALIIGLVVVNVVQPGVGMNIDPSTLDASAVAVYTQQASQQGLIPFLMDVIPASVVGAFASGNILQVLLFAVMFGFALHRLGPKGKVIFDVIESFSKVIFGVINMIMKLAPLGAFGAMAFTIGKYGVGTLVQLGQLILCFYLTCILFVFLVLGSIAKATGFSIFKFIRYIREELLIVLGTSSSESVLPRMLEKMEKVGCKKSVVGLVIPTGYSFNLDGTSIYLTMAAVFIAQATNSHMDIWHQITLLVVLLLSSKGAAGVTGSGFIVLAATLSAVGHLPVAGLALILGIDRFMSEARALTNLIGNGVATIVVAKYCRELDEKKLDAELSGNNKNDNAATPTAQS, encoded by the coding sequence ATGAAAACATCAATTTTTAAAAGTCTTTATTTTCAGGTTCTTGCCGCCATTACGATAGGGATACTGTTGGGGCATTTTTACCCCCAGCTTGGTGAGCAAATGAAGCCGCTGGGCGATGGGTTTGTTAAATTAATTAAAATGATTATTGCGCCGGTTATCTTCTGTACGGTAGTAACCGGTATCGCAGGCATGGAAAGTATGAAGTCGGTCGGTCGTACTGGTGCTGCCGCCCTGCTGTATTTTGAAGTTGTGAGTACGATTGCGCTGATTATCGGCCTGGTCGTGGTCAATGTCGTACAACCTGGCGTAGGTATGAACATCGACCCGAGTACGCTTGATGCGTCTGCGGTGGCGGTTTATACCCAACAGGCTTCGCAACAAGGCCTGATTCCGTTTCTGATGGACGTGATTCCGGCGAGTGTGGTCGGTGCGTTTGCCAGCGGTAATATCTTGCAGGTTCTGCTGTTTGCTGTGATGTTCGGCTTTGCACTGCACCGCTTGGGGCCAAAGGGCAAAGTCATTTTTGATGTGATCGAAAGCTTCTCCAAGGTCATTTTCGGCGTCATTAACATGATCATGAAATTGGCCCCGCTGGGTGCGTTCGGTGCTATGGCCTTCACTATCGGTAAATATGGTGTCGGTACGTTGGTGCAGTTGGGGCAACTGATTCTCTGCTTCTATCTCACCTGTATTCTGTTTGTATTCCTGGTGTTGGGCAGTATTGCGAAAGCAACGGGCTTCAGTATCTTCAAATTCATCCGCTACATCCGTGAAGAATTGCTGATCGTGTTGGGCACGTCTTCTTCCGAATCCGTGCTGCCACGAATGCTGGAGAAGATGGAGAAGGTCGGTTGTAAAAAATCGGTCGTCGGTCTGGTTATTCCTACTGGCTACTCGTTCAACCTTGATGGCACCTCTATCTATCTTACGATGGCGGCGGTCTTTATCGCTCAGGCGACTAACAGCCACATGGATATCTGGCATCAAATTACGCTGCTGGTGGTGCTGCTGCTGTCCTCTAAAGGTGCAGCAGGCGTGACGGGAAGTGGGTTTATCGTGCTGGCAGCAACGCTGTCTGCTGTGGGCCACCTGCCTGTTGCCGGTCTGGCGTTGATTCTGGGTATTGACCGCTTCATGTCAGAAGCCCGTGCGCTGACCAACCTGATTGGTAACGGTGTTGCGACCATCGTGGTAGCAAAATACTGCCGCGAGCTGGATGAGAAGAAACTGGATGCTGAGCTGTCCGGTAACAATAAGAACGATAACGCGGCCACGCCGACGGCGCAGTCGTAA
- a CDS encoding DUF2931 family protein: protein MFKQCIVLLGLCFSLTACATAPTKSAFSWRYGTGSNIDETWTTNVEFYRGGAFIGGYPGGGVGPGASVKRITEKRYYWAGGGGLPVEGMAVPDRAVIEMVSLYDRKRYRIKVNLPANLAQQMQQRYQIGKRIDQRNWIYFGLAPGGYYEVLLQGDLLGVSPDLLLARGIAEEVTDNWYDKKFPIGVSQYTVTIQDFDKEYGELFKQHPIPLGMDWAPIMDAYRAKQPKADQQPVK, encoded by the coding sequence ATGTTTAAACAATGTATTGTGTTGCTGGGGCTTTGTTTTTCATTGACTGCCTGTGCGACGGCCCCCACAAAATCGGCTTTTTCATGGCGATATGGCACTGGCAGCAATATCGATGAAACGTGGACCACCAACGTTGAATTTTATCGTGGCGGAGCATTTATTGGCGGCTACCCAGGGGGTGGAGTAGGACCCGGTGCCAGTGTAAAACGGATTACGGAGAAGCGTTACTATTGGGCCGGCGGTGGTGGTTTGCCTGTAGAGGGAATGGCCGTTCCCGATCGGGCAGTAATAGAGATGGTGTCCCTCTACGATCGCAAACGCTACCGTATCAAGGTCAATTTACCAGCAAATTTAGCCCAGCAAATGCAGCAGCGCTATCAGATTGGCAAGCGTATTGACCAACGCAACTGGATCTATTTTGGGCTGGCTCCCGGCGGTTATTATGAAGTGCTATTGCAGGGGGATTTACTTGGCGTCAGTCCAGATTTGTTACTTGCCCGTGGCATCGCCGAGGAAGTGACGGACAATTGGTATGATAAAAAATTCCCAATCGGCGTAAGCCAATACACCGTAACGATCCAAGATTTCGACAAAGAATACGGCGAACTGTTTAAGCAGCACCCCATCCCATTGGGAATGGACTGGGCACCGATCATGGATGCCTACCGCGCCAAACAGCCTAAAGCGGACCAGCAACCGGTGAAGTAA
- a CDS encoding sugar kinase: MTTTNIAVIGECMIELSQKGTDLNRGFGGDTLNTAVYIARQVNADKLGVHYVTALGTDSFSTEMVAAWQKEGVKTDLIQRLDNKLPGLYFIETDDSGERTFYYWRNDAAARYWLDSPEAEKIGQGLAQFDYLYLSGISLAILNAESRQRLLALLRACRANGGKVIFDNNYRPRLWQSKEETQQSYTDILSCTDIAFLTLDDEDMLWGTKPLEAVLERTHGLGVNEVVIKRGADSCIVSERGQALVDVPAIKLSKEKVVDTTAAGDSFSAGYLAVRLNGGSTQEAAQRGHLTASTVIQYRGAIIPLEAMPA, encoded by the coding sequence ATGACAACTACTAACATTGCCGTAATCGGCGAATGCATGATCGAACTGTCGCAGAAAGGCACGGATCTTAACCGTGGATTTGGTGGCGATACGCTGAACACCGCTGTTTACATTGCGCGTCAAGTGAATGCCGATAAGCTGGGCGTACATTATGTGACCGCACTCGGCACCGATAGCTTCAGTACCGAGATGGTTGCCGCCTGGCAAAAAGAAGGGGTGAAAACCGACCTGATCCAGCGACTGGACAATAAATTACCCGGTTTATACTTCATTGAAACCGACGATAGCGGCGAGCGTACGTTCTACTATTGGCGCAATGACGCGGCTGCCCGCTACTGGCTGGACAGCCCGGAAGCAGAAAAGATCGGTCAGGGGCTGGCACAGTTTGACTATCTCTACCTGAGTGGTATCAGCCTGGCAATTCTGAACGCCGAAAGCCGTCAGCGTCTTCTCGCGCTGCTACGTGCCTGCCGCGCTAACGGCGGTAAAGTGATTTTTGATAATAACTACCGTCCACGTTTGTGGCAGAGCAAGGAAGAGACGCAGCAGTCCTACACCGACATCCTGTCTTGTACGGATATCGCTTTCCTGACGCTGGATGATGAAGACATGCTGTGGGGCACGAAGCCGCTGGAAGCGGTGCTCGAGCGGACGCACGGTTTGGGCGTTAACGAAGTGGTCATCAAACGCGGTGCCGATTCCTGCATCGTGTCAGAACGCGGACAAGCGCTGGTCGATGTCCCCGCGATAAAATTGTCAAAAGAGAAAGTGGTCGATACCACCGCAGCGGGCGACTCTTTCAGCGCAGGCTACCTGGCAGTACGCCTGAATGGCGGCAGCACGCAGGAAGCCGCACAGCGCGGTCACCTGACAGCCAGCACGGTCATTCAATACCGTGGCGCGATTATCCCGCTTGAGGCAATGCCTGCGTAA
- the yhjD gene encoding inner membrane protein YhjD, whose translation MPVPADPDRQSTSSTPEGDESPQTSHSLLGKSKRLVARIQAIPSIAHLIRAGERFNDRMGNQFGAAITYFSFLSLIPILMVSFAAVGFVLASNPDLLTGLINRIVNSISDPNLANTLKSTVNTAVQQRTTVGLTGLLIALYSGISWMGNLREAIRAQSRDVWERNPKDEEKIYFQYTRDFLSLTGLVIALIITLFLTSVAGTAQNMIVTALGLDGIEWLRPALTLIALSISIFANYLLFLWIFFVLPRHKPKRKALFRGTLIAAVGFEAIKFAMTVALPKLASSPSGAAFGSVIGLMAFFYFFARLTLFCAAWIATANYKGDTSTDKNEQEKEPSPDR comes from the coding sequence ATGCCTGTACCGGCAGACCCGGATCGCCAGTCAACATCGTCAACCCCAGAAGGGGACGAATCACCGCAGACATCCCATTCGCTACTGGGCAAGAGCAAACGTCTGGTCGCCCGTATTCAGGCGATCCCCAGCATAGCGCACCTGATTCGCGCGGGTGAACGTTTCAACGATCGCATGGGCAACCAGTTTGGCGCGGCCATTACCTATTTTTCCTTTCTGTCGCTGATCCCCATTCTCATGGTGTCTTTTGCCGCCGTGGGTTTCGTGTTGGCCTCCAACCCCGACCTGCTGACGGGGCTGATAAACCGTATCGTTAACAGTATCAGCGATCCTAATTTAGCCAATACGCTAAAAAGTACCGTCAACACCGCCGTACAGCAGCGTACCACCGTCGGGCTTACCGGGTTACTGATCGCACTCTATTCCGGCATCAGTTGGATGGGAAACCTGCGTGAAGCCATTCGCGCCCAATCACGCGACGTCTGGGAACGGAATCCAAAAGATGAAGAGAAGATTTACTTTCAGTACACGCGGGATTTCCTGTCGCTGACCGGCTTGGTTATTGCGCTAATCATCACGCTTTTCCTGACTTCCGTTGCCGGCACCGCGCAAAACATGATTGTGACCGCGCTGGGACTGGATGGCATCGAGTGGTTGCGCCCCGCGTTAACGCTGATTGCGCTGTCAATCTCCATCTTCGCCAACTATTTGTTATTCCTGTGGATATTTTTCGTGTTACCGCGGCACAAACCCAAACGCAAAGCGCTCTTTCGCGGTACGTTGATTGCCGCCGTCGGTTTTGAAGCGATCAAATTCGCCATGACTGTCGCGCTGCCTAAACTGGCCAGTTCCCCTTCCGGAGCCGCATTCGGCTCGGTCATTGGCCTGATGGCGTTCTTCTATTTCTTCGCTCGCCTGACGCTCTTTTGCGCCGCCTGGATCGCAACAGCGAACTACAAAGGCGACACCTCGACAGACAAGAATGAGCAGGAGAAAGAACCGTCCCCCGATCGCTAA
- a CDS encoding DUF2235 domain-containing protein: protein MAADPYCIPCEHYDNWIEIEVRDENNRSFKGLKATLTDDTGKSETVTLKEGPVLVHGFAVGPIAVKLETLPWLKAAQSREVLKDGQSAVPAYVAEKAGNDETPREHIKATTGDLCLTAPEQPLPEAHQEGKAGNVRFFTKHSYVIEVKGYQLNVLRIGVFFDGTGNNTYNAESGLKQVEQWLAETCSDPAQREKELRGCQMGRLPVGDSAANDKTNIWKLYEQFKVGGETLSAHAYISGIGTLNPVAGKEGLEYRSDNMLTKGLDLDFGGENTSIVGKVNQACEQEIVAAVKRDLREALPNIDCIHRIVFDVFGFSRGAAAARHFVNVIDQKADHPLVQAIANTPTIRLKAGFDWANRDDVRITFVGIFDTVASSYHPSLNIRLQDDCAERVLHLTALDEVRKHFPLTRITPTAIGTSIPPHFTELALPGAHSDLGGGYYSRWSLSNPNSDPALTECLELERFMSEDAASTPDTESRAYRQARAYAEEKIAQGWVGRLHPHLLHAATPPVGAISLIPYSFIRRRGKDDLWPKKAVYVEVVMSRVVEGEYSRIPLHMMVEAGRAAGVPFKVWDKTISAHRLESGAVKLPAINLTKLDEMWAFAANEPGVVKNLSQQLSAEVYRALRRDYVHRSASNQGIASPANISKQETTVSKERRHVIGNQEV from the coding sequence ATGGCAGCAGATCCCTACTGTATCCCCTGTGAACACTACGATAATTGGATAGAGATTGAGGTTCGTGATGAAAATAATCGTTCGTTCAAGGGGCTGAAAGCGACACTGACCGACGATACCGGCAAATCCGAAACGGTTACTCTCAAAGAAGGGCCGGTGTTAGTACACGGTTTTGCCGTTGGCCCGATAGCCGTCAAGCTAGAGACGCTTCCCTGGCTTAAGGCGGCGCAATCGCGTGAAGTATTGAAGGACGGGCAGAGTGCCGTCCCTGCCTATGTAGCAGAAAAGGCTGGGAACGATGAAACCCCACGTGAACATATTAAGGCAACTACCGGCGACCTGTGCCTGACCGCACCTGAGCAACCGTTGCCAGAGGCGCATCAGGAAGGGAAAGCCGGTAACGTGCGTTTCTTTACCAAACATTCCTACGTTATCGAGGTAAAAGGCTACCAGCTCAACGTATTGCGCATCGGTGTATTCTTCGATGGCACGGGGAATAACACCTATAATGCCGAGTCTGGTCTTAAACAAGTGGAGCAATGGCTGGCTGAAACCTGCTCCGATCCGGCGCAGCGGGAGAAAGAGCTGCGTGGCTGCCAGATGGGGCGGCTCCCGGTTGGGGATAGTGCCGCGAATGATAAAACCAATATCTGGAAACTCTATGAGCAATTTAAAGTCGGTGGCGAAACGTTAAGTGCTCATGCTTATATCAGCGGAATTGGGACGCTCAATCCCGTCGCAGGGAAAGAGGGGCTGGAATACCGATCGGACAATATGCTGACAAAAGGGCTGGACCTCGATTTTGGTGGTGAGAATACCTCAATCGTTGGCAAGGTGAATCAGGCCTGTGAGCAGGAAATTGTCGCTGCGGTCAAACGTGATTTAAGGGAGGCATTACCTAACATCGACTGCATTCATCGCATTGTATTCGATGTGTTTGGCTTTAGCCGCGGGGCGGCGGCGGCACGCCATTTTGTCAATGTCATCGACCAGAAAGCCGATCACCCGTTGGTGCAGGCGATCGCCAATACGCCCACTATCCGTCTTAAGGCTGGGTTTGACTGGGCCAATAGGGACGATGTGCGTATCACGTTTGTCGGGATTTTTGACACGGTCGCTTCATCGTACCACCCCAGTCTCAATATCCGCTTGCAGGATGATTGTGCCGAACGAGTGCTACATCTGACGGCGCTGGATGAGGTGCGAAAACACTTCCCCTTAACGCGCATCACTCCTACAGCGATAGGCACCAGCATTCCGCCACACTTTACCGAGCTGGCGCTGCCGGGCGCGCATTCGGATCTTGGCGGCGGCTATTACAGCCGCTGGAGCCTGTCTAATCCGAACAGCGATCCGGCGCTGACTGAGTGCCTCGAACTGGAACGCTTTATGAGTGAAGACGCAGCCTCCACGCCGGATACAGAAAGCCGCGCCTATCGTCAGGCCCGCGCCTATGCCGAGGAAAAAATTGCGCAGGGCTGGGTCGGACGCCTTCACCCGCATTTGCTGCACGCTGCCACACCACCCGTGGGGGCGATCAGTTTGATCCCCTATTCGTTTATCCGACGGCGTGGCAAGGATGATTTGTGGCCGAAAAAGGCCGTGTATGTGGAGGTGGTGATGAGCCGCGTGGTGGAGGGAGAGTATTCGCGTATTCCGCTACATATGATGGTGGAAGCGGGTCGAGCTGCTGGAGTGCCGTTTAAGGTGTGGGATAAAACAATCAGTGCGCATAGGCTTGAATCTGGCGCAGTCAAACTGCCAGCGATCAATCTAACTAAATTAGATGAGATGTGGGCATTCGCGGCCAACGAACCGGGGGTGGTGAAAAATCTGAGCCAGCAGCTCTCTGCGGAGGTTTATCGGGCACTGCGCCGCGATTATGTGCACCGCAGCGCCAGCAATCAGGGTATCGCCAGCCCGGCGAATATCAGTAAACAGGAAACCACCGTGAGCAAGGAACGGCGGCATGTGATAGGCAATCAGGAGGTATGA
- a CDS encoding insulinase family protein translates to MQGTKKALFVGGLLLAVVSSSVQAETLQPDAAWQQGKLDNGFTWQLLTTPQRPGDRVELRLVVNAGSLLENAQQVGFAHFLPRLALAPGDKLSAAQLPSMWIRDANGSRVLPPIIISYDFTSYNLSLPNNRPELLKEALTWLAESAGQMSFDEKSLHAALKVPDQVVTFPVNPQDPSWRYRLKGSPLLAHDPAQDVKLPLNGEQLQQFYKTWYTPDAMTLYIVGHVDNRSVIEQIGKVFSPLEGKREAPAPVPTLSPLPPQAISLMNNNVQQDTLSLMWDAPWHPIRESQALVRYWLGDMTREAMFWHLQQVLEKSPLKGNNLRFDCNVFYTRSQCAIHMDVPGSESVEPGVTFMARELATLREKGLTQQEFDALIARKTDELNKLFATYARTSTDILMDQRLRSQQNGVVDIAPEQYQKLRQTYLSALTLDMLNQELHQQLVQDTTLMLIQQPGEPEANMKALQETYDQIMTPTAEPVASAAAPEGTKPQETAPAAQ, encoded by the coding sequence ATGCAGGGCACCAAAAAGGCGCTTTTCGTTGGTGGTTTGTTGCTGGCCGTGGTCAGCAGCAGCGTGCAGGCTGAAACACTACAGCCCGATGCTGCCTGGCAGCAGGGTAAACTTGATAATGGTTTTACCTGGCAGTTATTAACAACGCCACAGCGTCCCGGCGATCGGGTTGAGCTGCGTCTGGTTGTTAATGCCGGATCGTTGTTGGAAAACGCCCAGCAAGTGGGCTTTGCGCATTTCCTTCCTCGTCTGGCCTTAGCGCCTGGCGATAAGCTGTCCGCAGCTCAGTTACCGTCCATGTGGATTCGGGATGCTAACGGCTCGCGCGTCCTGCCTCCGATAATTATTTCGTACGACTTCACGTCGTATAACCTGAGCTTGCCGAATAACCGCCCCGAATTGCTGAAAGAAGCGCTGACGTGGCTGGCTGAAAGTGCAGGGCAGATGTCGTTCGACGAAAAAAGCCTACATGCCGCGTTGAAGGTTCCCGATCAGGTTGTCACCTTTCCGGTTAACCCACAGGATCCGAGCTGGCGCTATCGCCTGAAAGGGTCGCCACTGCTGGCACACGATCCTGCTCAGGACGTCAAATTGCCGCTGAATGGCGAGCAGCTCCAGCAATTTTATAAAACCTGGTATACGCCAGATGCGATGACGCTCTACATCGTCGGTCATGTGGATAATCGCAGCGTGATCGAGCAGATCGGTAAAGTGTTCTCCCCGTTAGAAGGGAAACGCGAAGCGCCAGCACCGGTACCGACATTAAGCCCGCTGCCGCCGCAGGCGATCAGCCTGATGAATAACAACGTCCAGCAGGATACGCTGTCGCTGATGTGGGATGCGCCATGGCATCCTATTCGTGAATCGCAGGCACTGGTTCGCTACTGGCTGGGCGACATGACGCGGGAAGCGATGTTCTGGCATCTACAGCAGGTGCTGGAGAAGAGCCCGCTGAAGGGCAACAATCTCCGTTTCGACTGCAATGTGTTTTATACCCGTTCTCAGTGCGCGATTCATATGGATGTTCCGGGTAGCGAGAGTGTTGAACCGGGCGTGACGTTTATGGCGCGTGAGCTGGCGACGCTACGTGAAAAAGGGCTGACACAGCAAGAGTTTGATGCGCTGATTGCGCGCAAGACGGACGAACTGAACAAGCTGTTCGCCACCTATGCACGAACCAGTACGGACATCCTGATGGATCAGCGTTTGCGATCCCAGCAAAATGGCGTCGTGGACATTGCTCCCGAGCAGTATCAGAAACTGCGCCAGACTTATCTGTCCGCATTGACGCTTGATATGCTGAATCAGGAACTGCACCAGCAGCTAGTACAGGATACGACGCTGATGCTGATCCAACAGCCGGGTGAGCCAGAAGCGAATATGAAGGCGTTACAGGAAACCTACGACCAGATTATGACGCCAACTGCTGAGCCTGTTGCCAGCGCGGCGGCACCTGAAGGAACAAAACCGCAGGAAACCGCGCCCGCCGCACAGTAA